One genomic window of Saccharomyces cerevisiae S288C chromosome XII, complete sequence includes the following:
- the REX3 gene encoding RNA exonuclease (RNA exonuclease; required for maturation of the RNA component of RNase MRP; functions redundantly with Rnh70p and Rex2p in processing of U5 snRNA and RNase P RNA; member of RNase D family of exonucleases) — translation MGSLLRPVDLVNQPLGFQERYKILQKLFKQLQKAYAHTKGTNIDLERLATRLEVHVAKNSLSGQSYKFNMSILLRDVLKYKGDLSKIKINGRPLKGAKPHLSSIGNANSITTKSKAMEALKALILDSKVLEKNGYIVKEMQNKTNDDNSTQLYAPCLRCSSNFKKTDIMEKTLCRYHPLKRIYNRDTKNHQYPCCGETTDSVSFLRLGCKTFFHHVFRGESYDELCKISKFSSTDDIDGVENVLSLDCEMAFTSLGYEMIRLTIVDFFTGKTLFDHVIQPIGDIVDLNSDFSGVHEIDRTNCPTYKEALDVFLSENLINKNSILIGHGLENDLNVMRLFHNKVIDTAILYSRTKFKVSLKNLAFEVLSRKIQNGEHDSSQDAIATMDVVKVKIGISPSQNKWEK, via the coding sequence ATGGGAAGTTTGTTGAGACCGGTTGATCTGGTAAATCAACCGCTTGGATTCCAAGAAAGATATAAAATTTTGCAGAAATTATTCAAGCAGCTACAAAAGGCATATGCACACACAAAAGGAACTAATATTGACCTTGAAAGACTTGCCACTCGCTTAGAAGTCCATGTTGCTAAAAACAGCTTGTCTGGTCAGAGTTACAAGTTTAACATGAGCATTTTACTGCGGGATGTGCTTAAATATAAAGGAGATCTCTCGAAGATCAAAATTAATGGGCGCCCCCTTAAAGGAGCTAAGCCTCATTTATCCTCAATTGGTAATGCAAACTCTATCACTACAAAATCAAAAGCGATGGAAGCTTTAAAGGCTCTGATTTTGGATTCGAAGGTCTTAGAGAAAAATGGGTATATTGTTAAGGAAAtgcaaaataaaactaaTGATGACAATAGTACGCAACTGTATGCACCTTGTTTGCGTTGCAGctcaaatttcaaaaaaacagaCATCATGGAAAAGACTCTATGTAGGTATCACcctttgaaaagaatatacaACAGAGATACCAAGAACCATCAGTATCCATGCTGTGGTGAAACTACTGATTccgtttcttttctaagGCTAGGATGCAAGACGTTTTTTCACCATGTGTTTAGAGGAGAATCATATGACGAGTTATGCAAAATTTCGAAGTTTTCTAGTACAGATGACATTGATGGTGTTGAGAATGTTCTTTCTCTTGACTGTGAAATGGCTTTTACATCATTGGGCTATGAGATGATACGTTTAACAATTGTGGATTTTTTCACCGGCAAGACACTATTTGATCATGTAATTCAGCCAATAGGGGATATTGTCGATCTGAATTCAGACTTCAGTGGTGTCCATGAGATTGACCGAACCAATTGCCCGACGTACAAGGAGGCACttgatgtttttttatccGAAAActtaataaataaaaatagtaTTCTTATAGGGCACGGACTAGAGAACGATCTGAACGTCATGAGGCTATTTCATAATAAGGTTATAGATACTGCAATACTTTATTCAAGAACAAAGTTTAAGgtttctttgaagaacttAGCGTTTGAAGTTTTGAGtagaaaaatccaaaatgGCGAGCATGATAGTTCTCAAGATGCAATAGCAACGATGGACGTTGTTAAAGTCAAAATAGGTATTTCTCCAAGTCAAAACAAGTGGGAAAAATAA
- a CDS encoding uncharacterized protein (hypothetical protein; green fluorescent protein (GFP)-fusion protein localizes to the nucleus; YLR108C is not an esssential gene; protein abundance increases in response to DNA replication stress; YLR108C has a paralog, YDR132C, that arose from the whole genome duplication): MSGQKGEIVVYTKELETTPELLPNHEVFKIRIGQKLFEISGATLNSDAPNFFTQFFNTHDKNTILFVDRSEDVFIIIYRHLQGYFPDIKNEVQFTCLFADALYFQLPKLVKLIKEYDYHFTNIGGVPFKVPKSLFHEEGNRLNYFETISRISYEEIEKWESNKKPGFPPLLPPSYIARSPEFFRDILSLLGGSKLELSEERTASLIKECRYYRLNRLEQELVRAKIIYNPLTNCQEVCIALDSVSKKGVTIERLTSLHTGNQSLAVSSCLNGTEGEKAATGFHKTETDSGNNDEYEPPTKKVKHCIERHWSMLKYQRPYIDTVSHDLIFQLHSNQCKIIFNKKNKTVHVDLSREAAVLFENKFSDVLLENPDFKIDLSEYKVKLRDSQMQVESHLIIPACVSICDLTVNGAKCCNIFSLVNDSKCKGRVLDCTNLKVLNCVHGLKLHLSKSMWKLGTNNGRIILVAVKAETFSGTKEYCKMIDFL, from the coding sequence ATGTCTGGCCAAAAGGGCGAGATCGTGGTTTATACAAAAGAGTTAGAAACTACCCCCGAGCTTTTACCAAACCATGAAGTTTTCAAGATTAGGATTGGCCAAAAGCTATTTGAGATCTCAGGTGCTACATTGAATTCGGATGCGCCCAATTTTTTCACCCAATTCTTCAATACGCACGATAAAAATACGATTCTATTTGTTGATAGATCGGAAGACGTGTTCATCATAATATACAGACATTTACAAGGTTATTTTCCCGATATTAAGAACGAAGTACAATTTACCTGTCTTTTCGCGGACGCATTATATTTTCAGTTACCCAAGTTAGTTAAACTCATAAAAGAATACGACTACCACTTCACTAATATTGGAGGTGTTCCCTTTAAGGTACCAAAATCATTATTCCATGAAGAAGGGAACCGGTTGAACTATTTTGAAACGATTTCTCGCATATCTTATGAGGAAATTGAGAAGTGGGAGTCAAATAAGAAGCCGGGCTTTCCACCTTTATTACCACCCTCATATATTGCAAGGTCCCCAGAATTTTTCCGAGATATATTATCTTTACTGGGCGGTTCCAAATTAGAACTGTCTGAGGAAAGAACCGCATCTCTGATAAAAGAGTGTCGTTATTACCGTCTCAACAGGTTGGAGCAGGAATTAGTGCGGgcaaaaattatatataatcCCTTAACTAATTGTCAAGAAGTTTGCATAGCTCTTGATAGCGTCTCCAAGAAGGGTGTAACCATTGAAAGGTTAACATCACTTCATACCGGAAACCAATCTTTAGCGGTAAGCAGTTGTCTCAATGGAACTGAGGGTGAAAAAGCCGCTACTGGATTTCATAAAACCGAGACTGATTCAGGCAACAATGATGAATATGAACCTCCAACAAAAAAGGTAAAACATTGTATTGAAAGACACTGGAGCATGTTAAAATACCAAAGGCCTTATATCGATACAGTTTCGCACGAtcttattttccaattACACTCTAACCAGTGcaaaataatattcaacaaaaagaataagaCTGTTCATGTAGACCTATCCAGAGAGGCTGCAGTGTTGTTTGAAAACAAGTTCTCGGATGTTTTATTGGAAAACCCAGATTTTAAAATTGATCTGTCCGAATATAAGGTCAAACTTCGTGACAGTCAAATGCAAGTTGAATCCCACTTAATTATTCCTGCATGTGTCTCCATTTGTGACTTGACGGTAAATGGCGCAAAATGCTGTAATATTTTCTCATTAGTTAACGACTCCAAATGTAAAGGGAGGGTCTTGGATTGCACCAatttgaaagttttgaaTTGCGTTCATGGTTTGAAACTACACTTATCGAAATCCATGTGGAAGCTAGGTACAAATAATGGAAGAATCATTCTCGTTGCTGTAAAAGCCGAAACCTTCTCTGGGACGAAGGAATATTGCAAAATGATTGATTTTCTGTGA
- the AHP1 gene encoding thioredoxin peroxidase AHP1 (Thiol-specific peroxiredoxin; reduces hydroperoxides to protect against oxidative damage; function in vivo requires covalent conjugation to Urm1p), producing MSDLVNKKFPAGDYKFQYIAISQSDADSESCKMPQTVEWSKLISENKKVIITGAPAAFSPTCTVSHIPGYINYLDELVKEKEVDQVIVVTVDNPFANQAWAKSLGVKDTTHIKFASDPGCAFTKSIGFELAVGDGVYWSGRWAMVVENGIVTYAAKETNPGTDVTVSSVESVLAHL from the coding sequence ATGTCTGACTTAGTTAACAAGAAATTCCCAGCTGGCGACTACAAATTCCAATACATTGCTATCAGCCAAAGTGATGCTGACAGTGAATCTTGTAAGATGCCACAAACAGTTGAATGGTCCAAATTAATTTCTGAAAACAAGAAGGTTATCATTACCGGTGCTCCAGCTGCTTTCTCCCCAACCTGTACTGTCAGCCATATTCCAGGTTACATCAACTACTTGGATGAATTAGTTaaggaaaaggaagttGACCAAGTGATCGTTGTTACTGTTGACAACCCGTTCGCTAACCAAGCGTGGGCTAAGAGTTTAGGTGTTAAGGACACCACACACATCAAGTTTGCCTCCGACCCAGGCTGTGCTTTCACCAAATCCATTGGTTTCGAATTAGCCGTCGGTGACGGTGTTTACTGGAGTGGTAGATGGGCCATGGTTGTTGAAAACGGTATCGTTACTTACGCTGCCAAGGAAACCAACCCAGGTACCGATGTGACCGTTTCCTCAGTCGAAAGTGTCTTGGCTCATTTGTAG